In Carassius auratus strain Wakin unplaced genomic scaffold, ASM336829v1 scaf_tig00017697, whole genome shotgun sequence, the DNA window CCATTAGTGGTCAAGACTAATTTACCAACAGATTTGTCATCTGAAAAATCACTCCATTCCTCATTACTTTCTGTAGGGGAAATTCAGAAATCTTTATAACTTCACAATCCTTTCATCATTCAGCACAGATCAGATTTGTGTCTGCCATCTGTCATCAGTCACATGACATCATGCTCTTGAGGGAAAAAAGGATCACTCTGTGTTTGACAGGTTTTATTTAACTGATATAGTCAcccaaaaatgcttttattaattactgaaaaaaactgttttttcattatataaatgCTTATTTTGTTACAAATTAATTCACATTTAGGTTTTGCATATGCTGAATATGATCAAAAATTTAATATGAAAAGAATTAAATGCATTTGAACTGCAAGGCATATAAATTCTGAGTTACTCCACTTAAACATGATTGAACATGAGGTATAATCATATAAAATGTTTGATGCATGAAATTAGAAATGAGTTCTGCAGCTTGATTCTTATGAAATGCCTCCACCTGCAGGTGAGATGAAAGTCTTATATGTGGTGCATTAAACTGGGAAGACATCTGGGAATGTTGGATACAAAAAGGTGGAATGTGATTTGTTCAGAAATCAGTTTTCTCATTTCCAGATTTGTTTGCTGGTTTGCTGTCCCCATTCCTTCTTTCTTAACTCCACTCGCCTGATTTTCCCACTCACTGTCTTGGGAAGATGATCCACAAACtcaatctgacaaaaaaaaaaaaaaatgagttaaacatttaaaagctggaacaaaatattcctttaaaattgaCTCAATTCTCCTGTTAAGGATTAAATGCGTAAGTACTGAACTTGAATCCTAGGTCACCTTGCGTGGATATTTATAAGGAGCTGTCACAGTCTTCACATGTGTTTGCAGTTCCTGGATCAGTTCCTTATGGTTTCTTGATTTATAATCTGCTGTCAGCACTACAAAAGCCTTCACCACCTGAAACATGGAgcagcacaataaaaaaaaataaaaaaataaacacagttttGTATTACATATGTATGATAATCTTAGTTACAATTTTAAATCAACTACATACAAAATCTTTTACACTGCATACTTAGACTTATTTTTGCCTAATTCTAAGGTCACACTGCATGTATCCTTCATGGAGacggcaatcccagaatgcactgcactACCTCTCCTCGAACTGGATCAGGGCTGCTGACCACAGCAGATTCTGCTACGGCTGGATGCTCTATCAAAGCGTTTTCCACCTCAAATGGACCAATGCGGtacctaaaacacacacaacatgagATATGAGATACAAATTTGCCATCATGGATGATAAGCAGAATTCCGTACCCTGCAGACAGGATGACATCATCAGCTCTGCCGATGAACCACAGGTATCCTTCATCGTCCATCATTCCCCTGTCACCAGTCAGGTAGAAATCGCCTCGGAAACATTCTGCCGTACGCTCTGGCTCCCCCTATAGGATGAATTTAGATCAATAAGTTTAATTAGTGCAACTCAAGCTCAAGAACTTTACGTAAAGACTATGTGAAAAAAGGAAAACGTACTGTATACTCTGTAAAAAGAGAGAAGGGTCTCTCTGGTTTGACTCTGATGCCGAGGTCTCCCTCTTGTCCTCGTGGCACAACAGAACCATCTTCATCCACCACCTTAAACCAAAAAAGTCCATAGTTCACCTCAGGAAAACCAAGAAAATccatcagattaaaaaaataaaataaataaattatcagtgttggggctagttactcaaaaaagtaatatattacatattacatattactctcaaaaatagtaatgccttactttactttattactccctggagaaagtaactagttatattactagttatattactagttacatctttttttcttaattactctatgattgcctgagatgcatcagatggagggagaacatacaaaggaggagtgttctttagggtctttatcagtggcggctcctgccaattctctcgggggggggggcaaatgtttgctctattaatgaggataggtcacccattcaattgataaattaacgggtagttaaagatgtaaagggaaccgaactactgtagtattaattaaaaataaactgacattaggaatcaatctcttgcactccttatttttctatatccgtgttaacactattcagcagcatatgaagactaacaccaggatgtggtttttccaaaaaatagtttttacttttcgatttcagtttaataagaaataattgaagtcacataaatcactgttacacaactcacttatattactgctcgtcagtacacctgttctctaatcagcggttaattccatcaggtgcgtgatttcacatagagcagctgttactacacagagccgttattaactgagaagatgcgcaaatccagttcattttcagcgtttattggcacggttgtatgaacatatggttcacgcacctgatggaataaaccgctttagagaaccggctttactgagatgcgcattaacgagcggccgatcgtgatcggagcactcctacaaaataattactgaatctccacccgtcgaaactagctttctgttgctgggaaccttcctctgaaaaagagcttgccgttgttgacgcttccatttttccccatctgtctgagcgtgccgctctgctgccggctgtcgaccaatcagtgatggtaaatgatacctcgtgccaaacccagaccaatcactgttccattcacgccctccttcccttcccttctgttctctgtgttgtgtgccttgtgtgtgatgaaggtgctactggcaaatgtaacgcaagtaactagcttgggaaaactgtaataatattaccattttcagacgagtaatgccttacactactagttactgaaaaaagtaatattattacagtaacgcgttactttgtaacgcgttacacccaacactgtaaattatatatattatatatatatatatatatatatatatatatatatatatatatatatattaggggtgtaacggttcacaaaattcacggttcggttcgatacgatacactaatgtcacggttcggttcggttcggttcgatacgttttagatacagcaaaatgtaaaaacatctcaacttttcagaatgccgcaagcgcaccgcgggtcatgtgacaagaaccaaccaatcagcttcatcctttcccgtaacaacgttgagagctcagccaagatgaaggaacagctgatcatagttgtatatggattgcaattttgaaataaattcagtagcagagctacttcaagcgatttttagagctgcaaatccatttatccttcgctgaaatttccgcgtctcatggagagagcacgtcattgttgcttagcaaagacagacgcctcatgagcgcttctgcccgagcgctttggaaaggaggagaaagacgcgcttagcgttttccatgcgtttttaggcgcaatatgtgaacggcccctaaggcgctcgctcactcagcacgcgctgaaggctcgttgcaaaatgtctaatgcatttaacagaccagaaatataagatcctaaaataaccaacaggtctggtgtttgggttggattccctgtaagctatagtgtctaaatgctgcagggatagtttgctgcgtgcatgtttctcctttttttcgtcttttcccagatagtactgacgcatatatcccagatattcccgctggttttttttttttttttttttttttgtaatcccgctggtgtaccctgtcatgttgcagatgcgacataccgttgtttttttatccaccactctcttgccatcaccattatagcttaaagggaatccaaagtgcacccaaacaccagacctgttggttattggaggatcttctcatttctagtctgttaaacgcattggctattttgcaacgagccttcagcgcgtactgagtgagcgagcgcctgctgagtagcctaacataaacatataagatggtgtttttttcttcttcgggagtgtcaggggcgttgcctgttacgttgtttgggttattgggctaccttgttgaacgcatatcattatatttctttctctctcttttttttttttttcaaatataattaattactccaacgaaccgttcggtatacataatgcgtaccgcgtaccgaaccgaaagcgtcgtaccgaacggttcaatacgaatacgcgtatcgttacacccctaatatatatgtatatataaagtgaAAGTGGTGACATTTGCCAAGCATGGTTaaccatactcggaatttgtgctctgcattacccatccaagtgcacacaccatgaacacggaatatatatatagtatattatattatattatattattgtatctcAGCCCATATATTGcagttattattaaaataaagccaGTCAGGACAACAATCAAGTATTATAATACCCAGTTTAAACCCTGGCCGGACTGTTACTGCACCTGAACATCATATCCTGGTGATGCCTTTCCAAAAGATCCTGGTTTGATCTTCATGCCTTTGAATGTGCCTGCTATTAAAACCTAGGTGGAAAAAAGAGATATGAGATATCTTTGCTTGACAGCACACCAGACTAAGCTTAATTTTATTCTATGTGTCTCTATAATGAATCTGTGACCATATCACagatgaaaacagatgctaatttAGGACCCATTTTCACTCATCTCTATAATGATCCTATAAAACCTAATTCAACAAAGAGTTTTAGCGGTTTAAAGGAATAATTGCTAAAAAATTGTTACTCCCCCTCAGGCCATACAAgacatagatgagtttgtttctttggagaaatttagcagtacatcacttgctcaccagtggatcctctgcagcagtggttcccaacactGCAGGTTTTCCATGTCTCCTTAAAAAACacaccatcagctcattagtagagactccaagacctgaactGAGTTTGTCAGACAAAAGAGAGATGCaatatgtgcagtgttgggggcctccaggaacaAGGCTGAGAAGcactgctctgcagtgaatgggtgccgtcagaatgagagtccaaacagctgacaaaaacatcataataatctacAACACGACTCCAGGCCATCTtgggaagtgaaaagctgtgttttcactttttttttaacaaattttgtGTATTATTTGTGAATtactgtttggactttcattctgatggcacccattcactgcataggatgCATTGGTGAGCACGAGACAtaaagctacatttctccaaacttttctaattaagaaacaaaaaaattatatatcttgcatggcctgagggtgagaatattaataaaattgtaaaatgtgtgatctatttctttaaatgtttatttacagtcTCAGTCTGTCCGTATCCCTCATAGATGTCCAATCCAGTGAGTTCTTTCCATTTCCACATCACCTCTGGGTTTATGGGCTCTCCTGCACACAGACAGTGCTCAAGAGCCCTGAACTTAAACCTGTCAAAAACCACAGACACAGATGAGGGCTAGACCTGGACCAGAGGAATCAGGCTCATTCTGCTGTGATCATTACAACATCCAGGTCAAGATTCTCAGTTCTTACTTACCGGCCATTAAAAACAAACTTCTGCTgacagtatatataaaaacaaataatcataaATGAAACCTTGTAAAGCTAGAGCTAAAAGAGAattcatttaaatacaaacacatcaCAGTGCACCTGTAACAGTCAGTACCTGGATATGTCGTCCTGTACAAGCATTCGATAGGCTGTTGGTGCCGTGCAGAAGGTGGTGATGGGATAGCTGCTCAGAGTCTGTCAGGAGAAAAACAACAGTGTCACCAGAATGTATACTGTTCAACAAACCACGTAAAGTTAGATTAAGTGTTACCATTTTTGGTTTTTCCATAAAACACTTTCATACAGCTTTGTTAGGGacattttttaaagattcaaGAATCAAACAGAACATTACAGTCAAGAATGAACCAGTGATGTTCCTGTACCTTGAGGACTGTACTTGTATCAAAACGTGGCAtgtagtgaacaaacacacacgctcCCTGGATCCATGGTGCAAACACACTGCTCCATGCAGACTTGGCCCAACCTGTGTCTGACGTGTTCCAGAACACATCCTGCTCAGTCAGATCCAGCCAGTACCTTAAGAATtcccacacacaaataaacacatgacatttatttgattcaaatacaggaaagacagcaatattgtcaaatatataaatatgattgcTTAGCTGCTTAacgaaaataaatattttttaggatgatttgaaagcatttatttgaaatattataaatgtctttaccgatacttctgatcaatttaatgttgcCTTCCTGagataaaagtataaattaaaaaaCTGATTAATGCATCTTTAACTACTTAACACATAcacattttcacatcatttaaCTTTCAGAATGTTACAAACCTGCCGTTCACCGTGAGCCCCAGACCGTAACTACAGTGGCTGTGTTGGGTCATTTTTGGAGAGCCGGTTGTGCCACTGGTGAAGAAGATCGTCATGGCCTCATCACTCCTGGTGTCCATGCATACATGATCATCTGACACCTTTCTACAGCACAAATACAACATCTGATCTTAACTAAATCAccaatttgtaattttgtttatacTTTTAAGGAATGCACTCAGTCATTAAATGACAGTGCTCACTGTACACACACTCACCCCATGAGTTCGGTCAGGTTGCCCCAGCCGTGCATGGACCTGTGGGACAGCAGAAGCTTGGTGGAGATGGAAGGGCATTCTGAGGATACGGAGTCCAACAGTGGAGCCAGAGTTTCATCTGTGATCACACACTTGGCCCCAGACGCCTGCAGCCGGTGGCAGATATCTCGAGCAGTGAGCTGAGACGTGCCGGGGATCAGAACCGTACCTGTGCAAGGAAACAGGGCATTAAAAGAGGAaccactgtgagtgtgtgtgtttttattcatttagaccAAATAGTACAGAACTTAAATATCTGCCATCTATGGGTTATCAGTCATAACATAAAAATTACTTTCACTATATCAGTCAGAGAATGgttgttaacatttttaaattacacaCTTCAACTTCAAGCTAGTATTATTGTTTCAACAGAAGTGTGAATCAGTAAAAGTAGATTAAAGTTTAACTCTAAGATTGAATCACTAGAAAGGGAAACGGAACAATGAATCCTGAATTCCTGGAAACATATTGTGAGACTGTACCTGTTCGGAGACATGCCACGTTAACCAGCCACCACTCAGGGACTCTGGGTAAGATGAGGAACACACGGTCCCCTCTCTCTAAACTGCACACCTGATGCAAAACATTTGCAAGTCTTCTGGAGTGGAAGCCCAACTCCTCGAAACTCCATCTGACCTCCAGCCCGCTGTCATTCACCCACCACAGAGCTGGAAGAGACGACCTCTGTCCGTTCTGTAATATACAGCAACAATACACTGAACAGTTTCACAAGTGTTGGCATTAAAATGAACTAAGAAGTCTGGGATAATACCAGTCTCCACAAACATTATGTAATACCACACAGATCAGTAGATTAGTacatttctgctgcactagtaTCACCAAGCAAAATGGCATACCAGttaggtttagaacaacatacGGTTGCgtaaatgaacatttttttcagtgaactaatAAAAGCTAGTTCCTTATTTAAATTATGCTCCTAGAAGGGGAAAAGAAAGGCACTTAATAATTATTAGTAATGGACATGTCATGTTTTGAGGTATTAGttggttttacttttatttacagaAATTGTATGGTAAAACCAATGTCAAAAGTACTTTATTTAGCTCCTTATTCccaatattattacattttatcatcatatttttttgcatacagtattgttcaaaataatagcagtacaatgtgactaaccagaataatcaaggtttttagtatattttttattgctacgtggcaaacaagttaccagtaggttcagtagattgtcagaaaacaaacaagacccagcattcatgatatgcacgctcttaaggctgtgcaattgggcaattagttgaaaggggtgtgttcaaaaaaatagcagtgtctacctttgactgtacaaactcaaaactattttgtacaaacatttttttttctgggatttagcaatcctgtgaatcactaaaataatatttagttgtatgaccacagttttttaaaactgcttgacatctgtgtggcatggagtcaaccaacttgtggcacctctcagctgttattccactccatgattctttaacattccacaattcattcacatttcttggttttgctttagaaacagcatttttgatatcaccccacaagttctcaattggattaaggtctggagattgggctggccactccataacattaattttgttggtttggaaccaagactttgcccgtttactagtgtgttttgggtcattgtcttgttgaaa includes these proteins:
- the LOC113075806 gene encoding acyl-coenzyme A synthetase ACSM3, mitochondrial isoform X1 translates to MSLYVLRKSFFNNCLKVSKKNELHEGGRWLQMCRSKTSAPKNFCDYESMRRIYNIQVPQRFNFAKDVLEQWETKEKQNGQRSSLPALWWVNDSGLEVRWSFEELGFHSRRLANVLHQVCSLERGDRVFLILPRVPEWWLVNVACLRTGTVLIPGTSQLTARDICHRLQASGAKCVITDETLAPLLDSVSSECPSISTKLLLSHRSMHGWGNLTELMGKVSDDHVCMDTRSDEAMTIFFTSGTTGSPKMTQHSHCSYGLGLTVNGRYWLDLTEQDVFWNTSDTGWAKSAWSSVFAPWIQGACVFVHYMPRFDTSTVLKTLSSYPITTFCTAPTAYRMLVQDDISRFKFRALEHCLCAGEPINPEVMWKWKELTGLDIYEGYGQTETVLIAGTFKGMKIKPGSFGKASPGYDVQVVDEDGSVVPRGQEGDLGIRVKPERPFSLFTEYTGEPERTAECFRGDFYLTGDRGMMDDEGYLWFIGRADDVILSAGYRIGPFEVENALIEHPAVAESAVVSSPDPVRGEVVKAFVVLTADYKSRNHKELIQELQTHVKTVTAPYKYPRKIEFVDHLPKTVSGKIRRVELRKKEWGQQTSKQIWK
- the LOC113075806 gene encoding acyl-coenzyme A synthetase ACSM3, mitochondrial isoform X2 codes for the protein MSLYVLRKSFFNNCLKVSKKNELHEGGRWLQMCRSKTSAPKNFCDYESMRRIYNIQVPQRFNFAKDVLEQWETKEKNGQRSSLPALWWVNDSGLEVRWSFEELGFHSRRLANVLHQVCSLERGDRVFLILPRVPEWWLVNVACLRTGTVLIPGTSQLTARDICHRLQASGAKCVITDETLAPLLDSVSSECPSISTKLLLSHRSMHGWGNLTELMGKVSDDHVCMDTRSDEAMTIFFTSGTTGSPKMTQHSHCSYGLGLTVNGRYWLDLTEQDVFWNTSDTGWAKSAWSSVFAPWIQGACVFVHYMPRFDTSTVLKTLSSYPITTFCTAPTAYRMLVQDDISRFKFRALEHCLCAGEPINPEVMWKWKELTGLDIYEGYGQTETVLIAGTFKGMKIKPGSFGKASPGYDVQVVDEDGSVVPRGQEGDLGIRVKPERPFSLFTEYTGEPERTAECFRGDFYLTGDRGMMDDEGYLWFIGRADDVILSAGYRIGPFEVENALIEHPAVAESAVVSSPDPVRGEVVKAFVVLTADYKSRNHKELIQELQTHVKTVTAPYKYPRKIEFVDHLPKTVSGKIRRVELRKKEWGQQTSKQIWK